In one Oscillospiraceae bacterium genomic region, the following are encoded:
- a CDS encoding ABC transporter ATP-binding protein — MPYISLEGVEKRYQMGEVVIRALEGVSFEIEKGEFAVIVGPSGAGKTTVLNILGGMDSCGGGEILVDGQRISGYSQKELTRYRRHDIGFVFQFYNLVQNLTALENVELAAQICRKPLDAGDVLRHVGLGERLDNFPAQLSGGEQQRVAIARALAKNPKLLLCDEPTGALDYVTGKAILKLLQDTCREQGMTVVVITHNTAISPMADRVIHIKNGRVDLLERNGHPRPVEEIEW; from the coding sequence ATGCCGTATATCAGCCTGGAGGGCGTGGAGAAGCGCTACCAAATGGGCGAGGTGGTTATCCGGGCGCTGGAGGGGGTCTCCTTCGAGATCGAAAAGGGGGAGTTCGCCGTCATCGTGGGGCCCTCCGGGGCCGGGAAGACCACCGTGCTCAACATCCTGGGGGGCATGGATTCCTGCGGCGGCGGCGAGATCCTGGTGGACGGGCAGCGGATCAGCGGCTACAGCCAGAAGGAGCTGACCCGCTACCGGCGGCACGACATCGGCTTCGTCTTCCAGTTCTACAACCTGGTGCAGAACCTGACCGCCCTGGAAAACGTGGAGCTGGCGGCCCAGATCTGCCGCAAGCCGCTGGACGCCGGGGACGTGCTGCGCCACGTGGGGCTGGGGGAGCGGCTGGACAACTTCCCCGCCCAGCTCTCCGGCGGCGAACAGCAGCGGGTGGCCATCGCCAGGGCGCTGGCCAAAAACCCCAAGCTGCTGCTGTGCGACGAGCCCACCGGGGCGCTGGACTACGTGACGGGCAAGGCCATCCTGAAGCTGCTCCAGGACACCTGCCGGGAGCAGGGCATGACCGTGGTGGTGATTACCCACAACACCGCCATTTCGCCTATGGCCGACCGGGTGATCCACATCAAAAACGGCAGGGTGGATCTGCTGGAGCGCAACGGGCACCCCAGGCCCGTGGAGGAAATTGAGTGGTAA
- the xpt gene encoding xanthine phosphoribosyltransferase, whose product MELLEERIRRDGKIKNGDVLKVDSFLNHQMDVGLFQEIGKEFLRLFGDCGVTKILTIEASGIGIACVTAQFFDVPVIFAKKNKTRNIAGDVYTSKVESFTHGKVYDIIVAKEFLHADDRVLLIDDFLANGSALQGLINLVNDAGATLVGAGICVEKAFQPGGDLIRSMGVRVESLARIKYMNENGTLEFC is encoded by the coding sequence ATGGAGCTGTTAGAGGAGCGCATCCGCAGGGACGGGAAAATCAAAAACGGCGACGTGCTGAAGGTGGACAGCTTTCTCAACCACCAGATGGACGTCGGCCTCTTCCAGGAGATCGGCAAGGAGTTTTTACGGCTGTTCGGCGACTGCGGGGTTACCAAGATTTTGACCATCGAGGCATCGGGGATCGGGATCGCGTGCGTGACCGCGCAGTTTTTTGACGTTCCGGTCATCTTCGCCAAGAAGAACAAGACCCGCAACATCGCCGGGGACGTGTACACCTCCAAGGTGGAGTCCTTCACCCACGGCAAGGTGTACGACATCATCGTGGCCAAGGAGTTCCTCCACGCCGACGACCGGGTGCTGCTGATCGACGACTTCCTCGCCAACGGCTCCGCCCTCCAGGGCCTCATTAATCTCGTCAATGACGCCGGGGCCACCCTGGTGGGCGCCGGGATCTGCGTGGAGAAGGCCTTCCAGCCCGGCGGGGACCTGATCCGCTCCATGGGCGTGCGGGTGGAGAGCTTGGCGCGGATTAAGTACATGAACGAGAACGGGACGTTGGAATTTTGTTAA
- a CDS encoding molybdenum hydroxylase — MLVLIKGAGDLATGVAHRLHRAGFALVMTEIPRPTAVRRTVAFSQCVYDGAATVEGITARRAADRAEAGAILAAGEIPVLVDPAADIRGALAFDAEVDAILAKRNTGTGLADAPIVLGLGPGFTAGVDCHGVVETMRGHDLGRLLLEGCAIPNTGVPGDVGGYSAQRIIRAPADGIFHPVARIGDTVAQGDLVAEVDGAPVYALMPGTVRGMLPEGLEVTRGMKSGDIDPRCQYRHCFTISDKARAIGGGVLEGLLYFSRRNGQCTG; from the coding sequence ATGCTGGTTTTAATCAAGGGCGCCGGAGATCTGGCCACCGGCGTGGCCCACCGGCTGCACCGGGCGGGCTTTGCGCTGGTGATGACCGAGATCCCCCGGCCCACCGCCGTGCGGCGCACGGTGGCCTTCTCCCAGTGCGTCTACGACGGCGCGGCCACGGTGGAGGGGATCACCGCCCGGCGGGCGGCGGACCGGGCCGAAGCCGGGGCGATTCTGGCGGCGGGGGAGATCCCCGTGCTGGTGGACCCGGCGGCGGACATACGCGGGGCGCTGGCCTTTGACGCGGAGGTGGACGCCATCCTGGCCAAGCGCAACACGGGGACAGGCCTGGCCGACGCGCCCATCGTGCTGGGGCTGGGGCCGGGCTTCACCGCGGGCGTGGACTGCCACGGCGTGGTGGAGACCATGCGGGGCCACGACCTGGGCCGCCTGCTGCTGGAGGGCTGCGCCATCCCCAACACCGGGGTGCCCGGCGACGTGGGGGGGTACAGCGCCCAGCGGATCATCCGCGCCCCCGCCGACGGGATTTTCCACCCTGTGGCCCGTATCGGGGACACGGTGGCGCAGGGGGATCTGGTGGCCGAGGTGGACGGCGCGCCGGTGTACGCCCTGATGCCCGGCACGGTGCGGGGGATGCTGCCCGAGGGGCTGGAGGTCACCCGGGGCATGAAGTCCGGGGACATCGACCCCCGGTGCCAGTACCGCCACTGCTTCACCATCTCGGACAAGGCCCGGGCCATCGGCGGCGGCGTGCTGGAGGGCCTGCTATATTTTTCAAGGAGGAATGGTCAGTGCACAGGCTGA
- a CDS encoding ABC transporter permease: MDVTNFLVAAVAAGTPLLFGTLGEIVTEKSGNLNLGVEGMMFMGGVAGLAGAYYYEQAAGAAASGGIAALVAVLCALLAGGLGGLVFSVLTVSLRVNQNVTGLALTIFGTGFGNFFGEIMNSSAGGHASVSDATKAIFAGNSTMAGAGKIFLSYNFMVYLGIALAIVLAWFLGRSRRGLHLRAVGESPATADAAGINVTRYKYLATCLGGGICGLGGMYIVMAQFGGVWNHNCISGKGWIAVALVIFATWSPARALIGSLVFGALSVLRLYVSTGAAMGTGTRLIPIFDIVPYIATVLVLIFVSIRQRRENQPPASLGLAYFREER; encoded by the coding sequence ATGGACGTAACTAATTTCCTGGTGGCCGCGGTGGCCGCGGGCACGCCGCTGCTCTTCGGCACGCTGGGCGAGATCGTCACCGAGAAGTCGGGCAACCTGAACCTGGGCGTGGAGGGCATGATGTTCATGGGCGGCGTGGCCGGCCTGGCCGGGGCCTACTACTACGAGCAGGCCGCGGGCGCCGCCGCCTCCGGCGGGATCGCCGCGCTGGTGGCCGTGCTGTGCGCGCTGCTGGCCGGCGGCCTGGGCGGGCTGGTGTTCAGCGTGCTCACCGTCTCCCTGCGGGTCAACCAGAACGTCACCGGCCTGGCCCTGACCATCTTCGGCACCGGCTTCGGCAACTTCTTCGGCGAGATTATGAACTCCTCCGCCGGCGGCCACGCCTCCGTGAGCGACGCCACCAAGGCCATCTTCGCCGGGAACTCCACCATGGCCGGGGCGGGAAAGATCTTCCTGTCCTACAACTTCATGGTCTACCTGGGTATCGCGCTGGCCATCGTGCTGGCCTGGTTCCTGGGCCGCAGCCGCCGGGGCCTGCACCTGCGCGCCGTGGGCGAGAGCCCCGCCACCGCCGACGCCGCGGGCATCAACGTCACCCGCTACAAGTACCTGGCCACCTGCCTGGGCGGCGGGATCTGCGGCCTGGGCGGCATGTACATCGTCATGGCCCAGTTCGGCGGCGTGTGGAACCACAACTGCATCTCCGGCAAGGGGTGGATCGCCGTGGCCCTGGTCATCTTCGCCACCTGGAGCCCCGCCAGGGCCCTTATCGGCTCCCTGGTCTTCGGCGCGCTGAGCGTGCTGCGGCTCTACGTCTCCACCGGCGCGGCCATGGGCACGGGCACCCGCCTGATCCCCATCTTCGACATCGTGCCCTATATCGCCACCGTGCTGGTGCTGATCTTCGTCAGCATCCGTCAACGGCGCGAAAACCAGCCGCCAGCGAGCCTTGGCTTGGCGTACTTTAGGGAAGAGCGGTAG
- a CDS encoding TetR family transcriptional regulator: MEQSTDRRVRRTRAQLRRALTTLLAEKDLGGISVKELTDLADVNRGTFYCHYKDIFDMLEQVENELFAEFSAVMDAYSTADLRDGLRPILADVFRFVRKNADLCTALLTSRVDSAFFQRLNGVIYEKCMREWGDLYSLRDTADGRYYLDFLVAGAVGMVRTWVAGGLKESPEDMAALAEGIIRFGVQSLRGV; this comes from the coding sequence ATGGAGCAGAGCACGGACCGCCGTGTACGCCGCACACGGGCCCAGCTTCGGCGGGCGCTGACCACGCTTTTGGCGGAAAAGGACCTCGGCGGCATCTCGGTAAAGGAGCTCACAGACCTGGCGGACGTGAACCGGGGCACCTTCTACTGCCACTATAAGGACATCTTCGACATGCTGGAGCAGGTGGAAAACGAGCTGTTCGCGGAGTTTTCGGCGGTGATGGACGCCTACTCCACGGCGGATCTGCGGGACGGGCTGCGCCCCATCCTGGCGGACGTGTTCCGCTTTGTGCGCAAGAACGCGGACCTTTGCACCGCGCTGCTGACCAGCCGGGTGGACAGCGCCTTTTTCCAGCGCCTCAACGGGGTCATTTATGAGAAATGCATGCGGGAGTGGGGGGATCTCTACTCCCTGCGGGACACGGCGGACGGCCGCTACTACCTGGACTTCCTGGTGGCGGGGGCGGTGGGCATGGTCCGCACCTGGGTGGCCGGGGGCCTGAAGGAGAGTCCGGAGGACATGGCGGCGCTGGCGGAGGGCATCATCCGCTTCGGCGTGCAGTCCCTGCGCGGCGTGTAG
- the cumB gene encoding tRNA-specific adenosine deaminase → MTHEDYMRQALALAREAMAEGEVPVGCVVVWEDGRVVGRGRNRRETGKNALAHAELEAIGEACRTLGGWRLHKARLYVTLEPCPMCSGGIINARVAQVYYGARDAKAGCCGSVLNLFEEPFNHRPQITGGVLEEECGTLLREFFHTLRKKGGKPKVI, encoded by the coding sequence ATGACGCACGAGGACTATATGCGCCAGGCCCTGGCGCTGGCGCGGGAGGCCATGGCCGAGGGCGAGGTGCCCGTGGGCTGTGTGGTGGTGTGGGAGGACGGCCGGGTGGTGGGCCGGGGCCGCAACCGCCGGGAGACGGGCAAAAACGCCCTGGCCCACGCGGAGCTGGAGGCCATCGGTGAGGCCTGCCGCACCCTGGGGGGCTGGCGGCTGCACAAGGCCCGGCTGTACGTGACGCTGGAGCCCTGCCCCATGTGCTCCGGCGGCATCATCAACGCCCGGGTTGCCCAGGTCTACTACGGCGCGCGGGACGCCAAGGCGGGTTGCTGCGGCTCGGTGCTCAACCTCTTCGAGGAGCCCTTCAACCACCGGCCCCAGATTACCGGCGGGGTGCTGGAGGAGGAGTGCGGGACGCTTCTGCGGGAATTTTTCCACACTTTGCGGAAAAAAGGTGGAAAACCTAAGGTGATTTAA
- a CDS encoding membrane protein translates to MSETRKAQVNEFLLMTLGTALVSVGVYFFKFPNNFSMGGVSGLSILLGKVIHVSWLTPSTFNSIINTLFLVLGFLLLDKGFGFKTVYCSVLYAGLVQVFEWLCPMTGPLTDQLMLELFFAVILPALGSAILFNINASTGGTDIAAMILKKFSGLDVGRALLCSDVLIAAAALFVFDITAGLCSLLGLVLKSVLVDNVIESLNRRKAFIIITSHPQIASAFITDELNRGATIWDGMGAYTKQGHQVVLTVLTRAQAVLLRRHLKQYDPHAFMIITNSSEIFGKGFLRA, encoded by the coding sequence ATGTCCGAAACGCGCAAGGCCCAGGTAAACGAGTTCCTGCTTATGACCCTGGGCACCGCCCTCGTGTCCGTCGGGGTGTACTTTTTCAAGTTCCCCAACAACTTCTCCATGGGCGGGGTTTCGGGCCTGTCCATCCTGCTGGGCAAGGTCATCCACGTGAGCTGGCTCACCCCCTCCACCTTCAACTCCATCATCAACACGCTGTTTCTGGTCCTGGGGTTCCTGCTGCTGGACAAGGGCTTCGGCTTCAAGACGGTGTACTGCTCGGTCCTGTACGCGGGGCTGGTGCAGGTCTTCGAGTGGCTGTGCCCCATGACGGGGCCCCTCACCGACCAGCTCATGCTGGAGCTCTTCTTCGCGGTGATCCTGCCCGCCCTGGGCTCGGCCATCCTGTTCAATATCAACGCCTCCACCGGCGGCACGGACATCGCGGCCATGATATTGAAAAAGTTCTCCGGCCTGGACGTGGGCCGGGCGCTGCTGTGCTCGGACGTGCTGATCGCGGCGGCGGCCCTCTTCGTCTTTGACATCACGGCGGGGCTGTGCTCCCTGCTGGGCCTGGTGCTCAAGTCGGTGCTGGTGGACAACGTCATCGAGTCCCTCAACCGCCGCAAGGCCTTCATCATCATCACCTCCCACCCCCAGATCGCCAGCGCCTTCATCACCGACGAGCTAAACCGCGGCGCCACCATCTGGGACGGCATGGGGGCCTATACCAAGCAGGGGCACCAGGTGGTGCTGACGGTGCTCACCCGGGCCCAGGCGGTGCTGCTGCGCCGCCACCTGAAGCAGTACGACCCCCACGCCTTTATGATCATCACCAACTCCAGCGAGATTTTCGGCAAGGGCTTCCTCCGCGCATAG
- a CDS encoding membrane protein — protein sequence MKKYINIAFVYAILAMAGGVFYREFTKLNGFTGRTALSFVHTHLFLLGMVVFLLAALFAGRLALEGCRLWRPFLVVYNLGVAVTALLLAVRGVAQVLSLPLSRGADAAISGVAGLGHILTGVGLVFFFLCLRRCARDEQA from the coding sequence ATGAAAAAGTACATCAACATCGCCTTTGTCTACGCGATCCTGGCCATGGCCGGCGGGGTGTTCTACCGGGAGTTCACCAAGCTCAACGGCTTCACGGGCCGCACGGCCCTGTCCTTTGTCCACACCCACCTCTTCCTGCTGGGCATGGTGGTCTTTCTGCTGGCCGCCCTGTTCGCCGGGCGCCTGGCCCTGGAGGGCTGCCGGCTGTGGAGGCCCTTCCTGGTGGTCTACAACCTGGGGGTCGCGGTCACGGCGCTGCTGCTGGCGGTGCGCGGGGTCGCCCAGGTGCTCTCCCTCCCCCTCTCCCGGGGGGCGGACGCGGCCATTTCGGGCGTGGCGGGCCTGGGCCATATCCTCACGGGCGTGGGGCTGGTTTTCTTCTTCCTCTGCCTGCGCCGCTGTGCGCGGGACGAACAGGCGTAA
- a CDS encoding ABC transporter permease: MSKTKTAAAGREPLVRLVKRDDIPRGKAWAIRALAVLLALLTGALIVLALGHNPILVYKDMVLGSLGKARGIRETAKKAIPLLGAALAIAPAFKMKFWNIGAEGQILAGGLGATYFALFWADKLPRPALLLLMCAAGIVCGGLWGLLPAVFKAKWGTNETLFTLMLNYIVLGFVKYLQAGPWGPDINPATSYPKIPMFTDAARLPSVFGVHIGWIFILLLTGAMFWYLKYSKQGYEIAVVGESVRTAQYAGMSVPKIIMRTMFLSGAVSGFVGFLQVSGASYTLTENTAGGIGFTAITVAWLAKLNPFAMIVIAIVLAVLEKGSDTIQTLYQIPASAAEMLTGIILFFMLGCEFFINYRLIFRGKGARGHGRN; encoded by the coding sequence GTGAGCAAAACCAAAACCGCGGCGGCCGGACGTGAGCCGCTGGTCCGGCTGGTAAAACGGGACGACATTCCCCGGGGAAAGGCCTGGGCCATCCGGGCCCTGGCCGTGCTGCTGGCCCTGCTGACCGGCGCGCTTATCGTGCTGGCCCTGGGGCACAACCCCATCCTGGTGTACAAGGACATGGTGCTGGGCTCCCTGGGCAAGGCGCGGGGCATACGGGAGACCGCCAAAAAGGCCATCCCCCTGCTGGGCGCCGCCCTGGCCATCGCCCCCGCCTTTAAGATGAAGTTCTGGAACATCGGCGCAGAGGGCCAGATCCTGGCCGGGGGCCTGGGGGCCACCTACTTCGCCCTCTTCTGGGCCGACAAGCTGCCCCGCCCGGCGCTGCTGCTGCTGATGTGCGCGGCGGGCATCGTCTGCGGCGGGCTGTGGGGCCTGCTGCCCGCCGTGTTCAAGGCCAAGTGGGGCACCAACGAGACCCTGTTCACCCTGATGCTCAACTACATCGTGCTGGGCTTCGTCAAATACCTCCAGGCCGGGCCCTGGGGGCCCGACATCAACCCCGCCACCTCCTACCCGAAGATCCCCATGTTCACCGACGCGGCCCGCCTGCCCTCGGTCTTCGGGGTGCACATCGGCTGGATCTTCATCCTGCTGCTCACCGGGGCCATGTTCTGGTACCTGAAGTACTCCAAGCAGGGGTACGAGATCGCCGTGGTGGGGGAGAGCGTGCGCACCGCCCAGTACGCGGGCATGAGCGTGCCCAAGATCATCATGCGCACCATGTTCCTCTCGGGCGCCGTGTCCGGCTTCGTGGGCTTCCTCCAGGTCTCCGGCGCCAGCTACACCCTCACCGAGAACACCGCCGGGGGCATCGGCTTCACCGCCATCACCGTGGCGTGGCTGGCAAAATTGAACCCCTTCGCCATGATCGTCATCGCCATCGTGCTGGCCGTGCTGGAGAAGGGCTCGGACACCATCCAGACCCTGTACCAGATCCCGGCCTCCGCGGCCGAGATGCTCACCGGCATCATCCTCTTCTTCATGCTGGGGTGCGAATTCTTTATCAACTACAGGCTCATTTTCCGGGGAAAGGGGGCGCGCGGGCATGGACGTAACTAA
- a CDS encoding membrane protein encodes MIETFLIAVSLAMDAFAVSVSSGISVPGFGWKHAVKMGAYFGFFQLAMPLLGWLLGSGVSSYIEAVDHWIAFGLLAFIGARMVWEALKKGCGEAEQAAADLSAKRLTVLAVATSIDALAVGVSMAFIDVNILFAAVVIGLVAFVLSVLGGLMGRRLGCLFQRRAEVAGGLVLIGIGVKILLEHLHVIG; translated from the coding sequence TTGATCGAGACATTCCTCATCGCCGTCAGCCTGGCCATGGACGCCTTCGCCGTGTCGGTGTCCAGCGGGATTTCGGTGCCCGGCTTCGGCTGGAAGCACGCGGTGAAGATGGGCGCCTACTTCGGCTTCTTCCAGCTGGCCATGCCCCTGCTGGGCTGGCTGCTGGGCAGCGGCGTGAGCTCGTACATCGAGGCCGTGGACCACTGGATCGCCTTCGGCCTGCTGGCCTTCATAGGCGCTCGTATGGTTTGGGAGGCCCTGAAAAAGGGCTGCGGCGAGGCGGAGCAGGCCGCGGCCGATCTGTCCGCCAAGCGCCTGACCGTGCTGGCGGTGGCCACCAGCATCGACGCGCTGGCCGTGGGCGTGTCCATGGCCTTTATCGACGTGAACATCCTCTTCGCCGCCGTGGTCATCGGTCTGGTGGCCTTTGTGCTCTCCGTGCTGGGCGGGCTGATGGGCAGGCGGCTGGGCTGCCTCTTCCAGCGGCGGGCCGAGGTGGCCGGGGGGCTGGTGCTCATCGGCATCGGCGTAAAAATCCTGTTGGAGCATCTGCACGTGATTGGATAA
- the blaI_1 gene encoding BlaI family transcriptional regulator, with protein MDRHIGLSHAEWRVMEALWQSAPRTIAQLTAALEEETGWGRHTVISFLNRMEKKGAVTYREEGRARAYSPAYPREEATLEETERFLGRVFGGRVGLLVSSMVDSRALSEAEIDELLEILQKAKGGGGDA; from the coding sequence ATGGATCGGCACATTGGACTCTCACACGCGGAGTGGCGGGTGATGGAGGCGCTTTGGCAAAGCGCCCCCCGCACCATCGCCCAGCTCACGGCGGCGCTGGAGGAGGAGACCGGCTGGGGCAGGCACACCGTGATCTCCTTCCTCAACCGCATGGAGAAGAAGGGGGCGGTGACCTACCGGGAGGAGGGCCGCGCCAGGGCCTACAGCCCCGCCTACCCCAGGGAGGAGGCCACGCTGGAGGAGACGGAGCGCTTTTTGGGCCGGGTGTTCGGCGGGCGGGTGGGGCTGCTGGTGAGCTCCATGGTGGACAGCCGGGCCCTGTCCGAGGCGGAGATCGACGAGCTGCTGGAGATCCTCCAAAAGGCGAAGGGGGGCGGCGGGGATGCGTGA
- a CDS encoding BMP family ABC transporter substrate-binding protein: MKKRLLALTLALAMVFALAACSGGGNTSTHAPGTQAPAPEGQTPATQPAAPEGSGIALADLKIGFIHIGDESDKGYTYNMVMGTKEMQANLGIADDQLVVKYNTAESDECADAINACLDSGCQLIIATSFGFQDYVTEAAKDNPDVQFVQLTGNQAASSGLANLHNAFASIYEGRYLAGVVAGMKAKEIANPKLGYVGAYPYAEVISGYTAFFEGAKSVYPEVTMDVIYTNSWNSPDLEGKAAQALIDRGCGVVSQHSDSTAPSTTAEANKCFSVGYNADMIQAAPGAALVSSRIDWGPYFTEAVQAMIDGTAIPVDSCKGYADGAVVLTELNDAILAPGTKEVLESAEAKIADGSIAVFCGPMHGVDPFTGDELNLAGGESFHESDVAGGKTSAPYFGYVIDGVTIVE; this comes from the coding sequence ATGAAAAAGAGACTGCTCGCGCTGACCCTGGCCCTGGCGATGGTCTTCGCCCTCGCCGCCTGCTCCGGCGGCGGGAACACCAGCACCCACGCGCCCGGCACCCAGGCCCCCGCGCCCGAGGGCCAGACCCCCGCCACCCAGCCCGCCGCCCCCGAGGGCAGCGGCATCGCCCTGGCCGACCTGAAGATCGGCTTCATCCACATCGGCGACGAGAGCGACAAGGGCTACACCTACAACATGGTCATGGGCACCAAGGAGATGCAGGCCAACCTGGGCATCGCCGACGACCAGCTGGTAGTGAAGTACAACACCGCCGAGAGCGACGAGTGCGCCGACGCTATCAACGCCTGCCTGGACTCCGGCTGCCAGCTCATTATCGCCACCAGCTTCGGCTTCCAGGACTACGTCACCGAGGCCGCCAAGGACAACCCCGACGTGCAGTTCGTCCAGCTCACCGGCAACCAGGCCGCCTCCTCGGGCCTTGCCAACCTGCACAACGCCTTTGCCAGCATCTACGAGGGCCGCTACCTGGCCGGCGTGGTGGCCGGCATGAAGGCCAAGGAGATCGCCAACCCCAAGCTGGGCTACGTGGGCGCGTACCCCTACGCCGAGGTCATCAGCGGCTACACCGCCTTCTTTGAGGGCGCCAAAAGCGTGTACCCTGAGGTCACCATGGACGTGATCTACACCAACAGCTGGAACAGCCCCGACCTGGAGGGCAAGGCGGCCCAGGCCCTGATCGACCGGGGCTGCGGCGTGGTCAGCCAGCACTCCGACTCCACCGCCCCCTCCACCACCGCCGAGGCCAACAAGTGCTTCTCCGTGGGCTACAACGCCGACATGATCCAGGCCGCCCCCGGCGCCGCCCTGGTGTCCTCCCGCATCGATTGGGGCCCCTACTTCACCGAGGCCGTGCAGGCCATGATCGACGGCACCGCCATCCCCGTGGACTCCTGCAAGGGCTACGCCGACGGCGCGGTGGTGCTGACCGAGCTCAACGACGCCATCCTGGCCCCCGGCACCAAGGAGGTCCTGGAGAGCGCCGAGGCCAAGATTGCCGACGGCTCCATCGCGGTCTTCTGCGGCCCCATGCACGGCGTGGACCCCTTCACCGGCGACGAGCTCAACCTGGCTGGGGGCGAGAGCTTCCACGAGAGCGACGTGGCGGGCGGCAAGACCAGCGCCCCCTACTTCGGCTACGTCATCGACGGCGTGACCATCGTCGAGTAA
- a CDS encoding ABC transporter codes for MENTCAIQLKELTKTFGEVVANDKVSLELQRGEILSLLGENGSGKTTLMNMLSGIYFPDSGEIRVNGKSVTIRSPKDAFDLGIGMIHQHFMLVDVLTAAENIILGLEGQGRLDRRQVAKDIRAISGKYGFDIDPNQKIYDMSVSQKQTVEIVKVLYRGADILILDEPTAVLTPQETDNLFEVLRNMKADGKAVVIITHKLNEVMAISDKVAVLRKGKYIGTIDTAGTSPQQLTEMMVGRAVSLDIDRPLVEKRNPRLEVQNLTCVSGEGVVTLDNVSFTALGGEILGIAGVAGSGQKELLEAIAGLQKVREGHIIYYPPHPDEPVAGQHVSVNRSGEELVGKNPMQIARIGVSLAFVPEDRLGMGLVAGMDMVDNMMLKTYKSGRGPAADRKPPRALAEQLIGELEIVTPGVSTPVRRLSGGNVQKVLVGREIASSPTVLMTAYPVRGLDINSSYTIYRLLNEQKQKGVAVVLVGEDLDVLLELCDRIAVLCGGKLSGIVDGRTATKEEVGLLMTQSGKGGKA; via the coding sequence TTGGAAAATACCTGCGCCATCCAGCTGAAGGAGCTGACCAAGACCTTCGGCGAGGTCGTGGCCAACGACAAGGTGTCCCTGGAGCTGCAGCGGGGGGAGATCCTCTCCCTGCTGGGGGAGAACGGCAGCGGCAAGACCACCCTGATGAACATGCTCTCCGGCATCTACTTCCCGGACAGCGGCGAGATCCGCGTCAACGGGAAGAGCGTCACCATCCGCTCCCCCAAGGACGCCTTCGACCTGGGCATCGGCATGATCCACCAGCACTTCATGCTGGTGGACGTGCTCACCGCGGCGGAGAACATCATCCTGGGCCTGGAGGGCCAGGGCAGGCTGGACCGCCGCCAGGTGGCGAAGGACATCCGCGCCATCAGCGGGAAGTACGGCTTCGACATTGACCCCAACCAGAAGATCTACGACATGTCGGTGTCCCAGAAGCAGACGGTGGAGATTGTCAAGGTGCTCTACCGGGGGGCCGACATCCTGATCCTGGACGAACCCACCGCCGTGCTCACCCCCCAGGAGACCGACAACCTCTTTGAGGTGCTGCGCAACATGAAGGCGGACGGCAAGGCCGTGGTCATCATCACCCACAAGCTCAATGAGGTGATGGCCATCTCCGACAAGGTGGCCGTGCTGCGCAAGGGGAAGTACATCGGCACCATCGACACCGCCGGGACCAGCCCCCAGCAGCTCACCGAGATGATGGTGGGCCGGGCGGTGAGCCTGGACATCGACCGCCCCCTGGTGGAGAAGCGCAATCCCCGGCTGGAGGTGCAAAACCTCACCTGCGTCAGCGGCGAGGGCGTGGTGACCCTGGACAACGTGTCCTTCACCGCCCTGGGCGGCGAGATCCTGGGCATCGCCGGGGTGGCGGGCAGCGGCCAGAAGGAGCTGCTGGAGGCCATCGCGGGGCTGCAAAAGGTCCGGGAGGGGCACATTATTTACTACCCGCCCCACCCCGACGAGCCGGTGGCCGGGCAGCATGTGAGCGTCAACCGCTCCGGCGAGGAGCTGGTGGGCAAGAACCCCATGCAGATCGCCAGGATCGGCGTGTCCCTGGCCTTCGTGCCCGAGGACCGGCTGGGCATGGGCCTGGTGGCGGGCATGGACATGGTGGACAACATGATGCTCAAGACCTACAAGAGCGGCAGGGGGCCGGCCGCCGACCGCAAGCCCCCCAGGGCGCTGGCGGAGCAGCTCATCGGGGAGCTGGAGATCGTCACCCCCGGCGTGTCCACGCCGGTGCGGCGGCTGTCCGGCGGCAACGTGCAGAAGGTGCTGGTGGGCCGGGAGATCGCCTCCAGCCCCACGGTGCTCATGACGGCCTACCCGGTGCGCGGGCTGGACATCAACTCCTCCTACACCATCTACCGCCTGCTCAACGAGCAGAAGCAAAAGGGCGTGGCGGTGGTGCTGGTGGGCGAGGATCTGGACGTGCTGCTGGAGCTTTGCGACCGCATCGCGGTGCTGTGCGGCGGTAAGCTGTCCGGCATCGTGGACGGCAGGACCGCCACCAAAGAGGAAGTGGGCCTGCTGATGACCCAGAGCGGAAAGGGGGGTAAGGCGTGA